Part of the Halomarina pelagica genome, GTCCGTCCGACCCACGTCTGACGTACCATTAAGATCGGCGCTCCGAACAGGTAACTATGACCGTGAGAGGAGAGCGAACGGGGTCGCGGACGGCCGGGCGGCCGGGAGGTCGGTGATGCCAGCGCGACTGGCCGTGTCGAACCAGAAGGGCGGCGTGGGGAAGACGACCGTCGCGATCAACGTCGCCGGGGCGCTCAACGCCCGCGGCCGCGACGTGCTGTTCGTCGACCTCGACCCGCAGGGGAACGCGAGCGAGGGGCTCGGCTTCCGGGACGCGTACGACGCCGAGCCGCCGAGCCTGTTCGACGTGCTGACCGACTCGGAAGCGCGCGAGGACATTCGCGACCTCGTCCGCGAACACCCCGCGATGGACGTCATCCCGAGCAACATCGACATGACCGCCGCCGAGCCGGAGTTGACGCTCTCGCGACGCGGCGGGGAGCAGCTCGCGCTCGCGCTGGAGCACGTCGAGGACGACTACGACTACGTGATCGTCGACTGCCCGCCCCACCTCGGCTACCTCACCGACAACGCGCTCCATGCGACGCGGAACGTGCTGATCCCGGCACTGGCGGAGTCGACGAGCAAGCGCGCCCTCGAACTGCTGTTCGATCACATAGAGGCGCTCGAACTGGACTACGACATCACCGTCCACGAGCGCGGCGTCGTCGCGAACCGCGTCGAGACGACCAACGAGGCGCGATCGATGCTCGAGTGGTTCGACGACGCGTTCCCCGACATCCCGGTCTGGGAGATCAGAAAACGCGTCGCGCTCCAGCGGGCGTTCAGCGCCGGGGTCTCGCTGTTCGAGTACGAGCAGGAGGTGGACATGGCGGCGGAGTTCCTCGCGATCGCGGCGGACCTCGACGAGCAGTTCGACGTGTCGACGCGGGACGGGGGAGACGGCGTAGAGGTGGCGCGATGAGCGACGGGGAGAGCCGCGCCGATCGACTCCGTAACCGGCGAGGACGAGCGCGGCGACGGGTCGAACGCGCGGAGGAAGCGTCCGAGTCCGATCGAGCGAACGAGGGGACCGAGCGAGCGGACGAGAGGACCGAGCGAGCGGACGACCGGGTCGGAGGGAACGATCCGGACGAGGACCGAGGGAGCGACGGGAGCGACGACGAGGGGGAGAGCGAACCCGGAGAGGCGAGTGAACGCGAAGAGCAGGACGGAGGTGAAGGGGAAAACGAAGGCGGAGAGCAGGACGGAGGCGAAGGGGAAAACGAAGCTGAGTCGACCGAGGCGGATCCCGACGACCGGGGGATGGGAGGCTCCAGTGGAGTAGAGAAAGAGGGACGCGGCGGTGAGAGCGACGAGCGATCGAGCGTCAAGGCCGAGCGGGTCGGCACCTACATGTACCTTCCGGAGGCACAGAAGCGCGAACTCGATCGCGTCTACGGGACGCTCAAAGTGGCGTACGA contains:
- a CDS encoding ParA family protein, which encodes MPARLAVSNQKGGVGKTTVAINVAGALNARGRDVLFVDLDPQGNASEGLGFRDAYDAEPPSLFDVLTDSEAREDIRDLVREHPAMDVIPSNIDMTAAEPELTLSRRGGEQLALALEHVEDDYDYVIVDCPPHLGYLTDNALHATRNVLIPALAESTSKRALELLFDHIEALELDYDITVHERGVVANRVETTNEARSMLEWFDDAFPDIPVWEIRKRVALQRAFSAGVSLFEYEQEVDMAAEFLAIAADLDEQFDVSTRDGGDGVEVAR